From the genome of Geothrix sp. 21YS21S-4, one region includes:
- the fabD gene encoding ACP S-malonyltransferase: protein MSKVAWLFPGQGSQAVGMGVALAQAEPAARAALAEADEALGFPLSRLMAEGPEETLKLTEHTQPAILTHSTMVVRAWGARLPQPDFAAGHSLGEYSALVALGALDFRDAVRTVRERGRAMQEAVPVGVGAMAALLGMSLADVEASCAEAAAATGKVVVPANFNGPGQIVIAGHAEAVDAALEAAKARGGRKAVKLPVSAPFHSPLMEPAKARMEPVLRALAFHAPLCPLVNNVDAAAVTAPEALRDGLVRQIPGAVRWQAILELLLDEGVTTFVELGPGKVLAGLAKRQAKERNVEVSTLSLGAPEDLSQLS from the coding sequence ATGAGCAAGGTGGCGTGGCTGTTTCCGGGGCAGGGATCGCAGGCGGTGGGGATGGGCGTTGCCTTGGCCCAAGCCGAGCCCGCCGCTCGGGCGGCGCTGGCCGAGGCCGATGAGGCCCTGGGATTTCCGCTATCCCGGCTGATGGCGGAGGGGCCGGAAGAGACCCTGAAGCTGACGGAGCACACTCAGCCCGCCATCCTCACGCACAGCACGATGGTGGTCCGCGCCTGGGGCGCCCGGCTGCCGCAGCCCGACTTCGCCGCGGGGCATTCCCTGGGCGAGTACAGCGCCCTCGTCGCCCTGGGGGCGCTGGATTTCCGCGACGCCGTGCGCACGGTGCGCGAGCGGGGCCGCGCCATGCAGGAGGCCGTGCCCGTGGGCGTGGGCGCCATGGCGGCGCTGCTCGGGATGAGCCTCGCCGACGTGGAGGCCAGCTGTGCCGAGGCCGCCGCGGCGACGGGCAAGGTGGTGGTCCCCGCCAACTTCAACGGCCCCGGCCAGATCGTCATCGCGGGCCATGCGGAAGCGGTGGACGCGGCCCTGGAGGCGGCGAAGGCGCGAGGGGGCCGCAAGGCGGTGAAGCTGCCGGTGAGCGCGCCCTTCCATTCGCCTCTGATGGAGCCCGCGAAGGCGCGCATGGAGCCGGTGCTCCGCGCCCTGGCTTTCCACGCGCCCCTCTGCCCGCTCGTGAACAATGTGGACGCGGCGGCGGTGACCGCGCCCGAGGCCCTGCGGGACGGCCTCGTGCGTCAGATCCCGGGCGCCGTGCGCTGGCAGGCCATCCTGGAGCTGCTGCTCGATGAGGGCGTCACCACGTTCGTCGAACTGGGACCGGGGAAGGTGCTCGCCGGGTTGGCGAAGCGTCAAGCCAAGGAGCGGAACGTCGAGGTCTCGACCCTCAGCTTGGGGGCTCCCGAAGACTTGTCGCAGCTCAGCTAA
- a CDS encoding 2-oxoacid:acceptor oxidoreductase subunit alpha — protein MRKDLVFGMAGSGGDGIVSAGESLLQAAAAEGYHGVMTKSFGSQIRGGESSCRVRISTEPILNPGGNLDVAVALNWEDFLRFGAELPVSGTTVVIYEAATGVPESQIPLVGVTPLQVIAVPIAEMAKATAGTERAKNTVVLGVIAGWFGIGGEAVMAGIKKKLAKKGEELVAANQRAFDAGFTFAQEHPLKADMTVVPSTAKGAPKLLTDGNDMCAAAAIFAGCQFFGGYPITPSTEIMQFFTNHVWKYGGAVLQAEDEIAGIGAAVGASFAGKKSMTATSGPGLSLKSEMMGLASIAELPLVIVDVQRGGPSTGLPTKTEQSDLFAAAFSAHGDVIRPVLAPTSVADTFRITVEAFNIAERYQTPVIVLSDQEISQRKETLDPIDTSGFKVEERLRPTAADLQDYKRFKQTENHISPISHPGMPGGAYLAAGIEHTESGSPTNSGTVHQRMNDKRTKKFDPLKERKDLFEVTGNPDAPLALVAWGSVAGVCREALRMAQEQGLDVKLLVPYLLYPVAEQTYREFFASVQKGLIVEQSHLAQTFKVLRMHLDLPKGVQSLARSGANPFLPGEIVAALHHLLAELQRSHEGSLQPQE, from the coding sequence ATGCGCAAGGATCTTGTCTTCGGAATGGCCGGTTCAGGAGGGGACGGCATCGTCTCCGCCGGCGAATCCCTTCTGCAGGCCGCGGCAGCCGAGGGCTACCACGGCGTGATGACCAAGAGTTTCGGCTCCCAGATCCGGGGCGGCGAATCCTCCTGCCGCGTCCGCATCAGCACCGAGCCCATCCTGAATCCCGGCGGCAACCTGGACGTGGCCGTGGCCCTCAACTGGGAGGACTTCCTCCGGTTCGGCGCCGAGCTGCCCGTGAGCGGCACGACCGTGGTGATCTACGAGGCCGCCACCGGCGTGCCGGAAAGCCAGATCCCGCTGGTGGGCGTGACGCCCCTGCAGGTGATCGCGGTGCCCATCGCGGAGATGGCGAAGGCCACCGCCGGCACCGAGCGCGCCAAGAACACCGTGGTCCTCGGCGTCATCGCCGGATGGTTCGGAATCGGCGGCGAGGCCGTGATGGCCGGGATCAAGAAGAAGCTGGCCAAGAAGGGCGAGGAGCTGGTGGCGGCCAATCAGCGCGCGTTCGACGCGGGCTTCACCTTCGCCCAGGAGCATCCGCTCAAGGCGGACATGACCGTGGTGCCCTCCACCGCGAAGGGCGCGCCCAAGCTCCTGACCGACGGCAACGACATGTGCGCCGCGGCGGCCATCTTCGCGGGCTGCCAGTTCTTCGGCGGCTACCCCATCACGCCGTCCACCGAGATCATGCAGTTCTTCACCAACCACGTCTGGAAGTACGGTGGCGCCGTGCTCCAGGCCGAGGACGAGATCGCCGGCATCGGCGCCGCGGTGGGCGCGTCCTTCGCCGGCAAGAAGTCCATGACCGCCACCAGCGGCCCCGGCCTCTCCCTGAAGTCCGAGATGATGGGCCTCGCCAGCATCGCGGAACTGCCCCTCGTCATCGTGGACGTGCAGCGCGGCGGCCCTTCCACGGGCCTGCCCACCAAGACCGAGCAGTCCGACCTGTTCGCGGCGGCCTTCTCCGCCCACGGCGACGTGATCCGGCCCGTGCTCGCCCCCACCTCCGTGGCCGACACCTTCCGGATCACCGTGGAGGCCTTCAACATCGCCGAGCGCTACCAGACGCCGGTGATCGTCCTCTCCGACCAGGAGATCTCCCAGCGCAAGGAGACCCTGGATCCCATCGACACCAGCGGGTTCAAGGTGGAGGAGCGGCTGCGCCCCACCGCCGCGGATCTCCAGGACTACAAGCGCTTCAAGCAGACCGAGAACCACATCAGCCCCATCAGCCATCCTGGGATGCCCGGCGGCGCCTACCTGGCGGCGGGCATCGAGCACACGGAATCCGGCTCCCCCACCAACAGCGGGACGGTCCACCAGCGGATGAACGACAAGCGCACGAAGAAGTTCGATCCGCTCAAGGAGCGGAAGGACCTCTTCGAGGTCACGGGCAACCCCGACGCGCCGCTGGCCCTGGTGGCCTGGGGCAGCGTGGCCGGCGTCTGTCGCGAGGCCCTCCGGATGGCGCAGGAACAGGGCCTGGACGTGAAGCTGCTGGTGCCCTACCTGCTCTATCCCGTGGCCGAGCAGACCTACCGCGAATTCTTCGCGTCGGTCCAGAAGGGGCTCATCGTCGAGCAGTCCCACCTGGCGCAGACCTTCAAGGTCCTCCGGATGCACCTGGACCTGCCCAAGGGCGTGCAGTCCCTGGCCCGCAGCGGCGCGAACCCCTTCCTGCCCGGCGAGATCGTCGCGGCCCTCCACCATCTCCTCGCGGAGCTGCAGCGCAGCCACGAGGGCAGCCTCCAGCCCCAGGAGTGA
- a CDS encoding 2-oxoacid:ferredoxin oxidoreductase subunit beta, with translation MSATMTTASEFQAKDYKSDLKPIWCPGCGDYSVVQGIYRALAAIGRAPHEIAFISGIGCSSRIPGYTTAYGFNTVHGRALPIAQGIKLANPDLLVLAAGGDGDGFSIGGGHIAHLIRRNIDITYIVMDNQIYGLTKGQLSPTSQKGRITCTSRYGSLEEPVNPLLYVLAYGAGFVAQASPTDLAGMSAVIEEAIRYPGFAFVNVQSPCVTYGEEAQQIKGLKAISESLAALGHDPSNRLAAMDLAQHYGEKMHLGVLYRNPEPPPTYDAMVRERQAELSKDAPSRERILDLFIKK, from the coding sequence ATGAGCGCCACCATGACCACCGCCTCCGAATTCCAAGCGAAGGACTACAAGAGCGACCTCAAGCCGATCTGGTGCCCCGGCTGCGGCGACTACTCCGTGGTGCAGGGCATCTACCGCGCCCTGGCCGCCATCGGCCGCGCGCCTCACGAGATCGCGTTCATCTCGGGCATCGGCTGCTCCAGCCGCATTCCTGGCTACACCACGGCCTACGGGTTCAATACGGTCCACGGCCGGGCGCTGCCCATCGCCCAGGGAATCAAGCTGGCCAACCCGGATCTGCTGGTGTTGGCGGCGGGCGGCGACGGCGACGGGTTCTCCATCGGCGGCGGCCACATCGCCCACTTGATCCGCCGCAACATCGACATCACCTACATCGTGATGGACAACCAGATCTACGGCCTCACCAAGGGCCAGCTCTCGCCCACCTCCCAGAAGGGCCGGATCACCTGCACCTCCCGCTACGGCAGCCTGGAGGAGCCCGTGAATCCGCTCCTCTACGTCCTGGCCTACGGCGCGGGCTTCGTGGCCCAGGCTTCGCCCACGGATCTGGCGGGGATGTCCGCCGTCATCGAGGAGGCCATCCGCTACCCCGGCTTCGCCTTCGTGAACGTCCAGTCCCCCTGCGTCACCTACGGCGAGGAGGCCCAGCAGATCAAGGGCCTCAAGGCCATCAGCGAGAGCCTCGCGGCCCTGGGCCACGATCCCTCGAACCGACTGGCGGCCATGGATCTCGCCCAGCACTACGGCGAGAAGATGCACTTGGGCGTGCTCTACCGGAACCCCGAGCCGCCGCCCACCTACGACGCGATGGTGCGCGAGCGCCAGGCCGAACTCTCCAAGGACGCGCCGTCCCGGGAGCGGATCCTGGATCTCTTCATCAAGAAGTGA
- a CDS encoding ferritin family protein, translated as MATRGIDFANLSLIEALDLAVLIEAEAEERYQEFAAQMDQHRTPDAARFFRLMAVNEAKHGRDLAERRTQRFGDAPPTATRAMIFDVEAPDYDAARAFMTPRQAMKAALASEVKAYAFFVAALPAIQDAEVRALFEELRDEEIEHQDLVKAELAKLPPDSGLSDEDFVDEPAAQ; from the coding sequence ATGGCCACGCGCGGAATCGACTTTGCGAACCTGAGCTTGATCGAGGCCCTCGATCTCGCCGTTCTCATCGAAGCGGAGGCCGAGGAACGCTACCAGGAGTTCGCGGCCCAGATGGACCAGCACCGCACGCCGGACGCGGCCCGCTTCTTCCGCCTGATGGCGGTGAACGAGGCCAAGCACGGCCGCGACCTGGCCGAGCGGCGGACGCAGCGCTTCGGCGACGCCCCTCCCACCGCCACGCGGGCCATGATCTTTGACGTGGAGGCGCCGGACTACGACGCCGCCCGCGCCTTCATGACGCCCAGGCAGGCCATGAAGGCCGCGCTGGCCTCGGAAGTGAAGGCCTACGCCTTCTTCGTGGCCGCGCTTCCCGCCATCCAGGACGCCGAAGTCCGCGCCCTGTTCGAGGAACTGCGGGACGAGGAGATCGAGCACCAGGACCTAGTGAAGGCGGAGCTGGCCAAGCTGCCGCCGGACAGCGGCCTGTCCGACGAGGACTTCGTCGACGAGCCCGCTGCCCAGTAG